The sequence GTCTGATGGAAATGATTACTAGCAGTACAATTCTCAATACAAATTATTGTAGACGTTTGAAAGAAATTCAAAGTCAAATTGCTTTGAATAAGTGAAGATGATTTGTAAAGATTTAATCATCCTCTGctgaaacatttaatgttttttttttttttttctctcagttgATTTCAATTAAGTCTATGCACCTGTTTGAGTTTTGGTTGTTGTGTTTCTGTCcgtctcttcttttttttttctgttcttcttGTTTCTCTCACTAACCAGTACAAGTGGTTgaaaaaatggatggatgatcaGATGATCTGATTAATGACAAGTTAAGTTACTCTAAGTTGCAGTGACCTAAAACAAAGCAATATCCTCTGATATTTCAGGCTATTTCTCTAGAATGTCATTTTCCAGCTAACTTCATGCTGAAAAGACAATCAGTAAGTACACTTATAATTTGGAggcttgagaaaaaaaatgtgtttgtatttgccTATTACTGGTTTGTCTAGTTCCCGTAAAACATGTTGATGAAAGCAGTGATAGTCCAAACATGCACCAGTTTTAGTTTCTCTCTCACGGTGGTTGGGACTTTTATAAGGAAAAAAGCCATTTTACAATGAAATGCAACCATTTtcatgaattttattttataaatttgcaATAAAGACTCTAAAAAGGACAGAGGAGAATTGATTtcaagcaagatattttatttggCTTTTACAATGGCAGACGGTAAGAGACAGCAAATTaatgtttcaagaaaaatcatGGGATGGGGCGATTCTTCTTTCTATTCTTCTTTCTTTCTAGTATTATTATGTTTAGTAGTAGTATTTGTGGAACATATGGTTTTATATGTTTGTGGtcaaacactttaaaataattttcataaaaatatttaaaaatataaataaaatgtatactagGTAATTAGtatatcataattataatatataataatcataTATATCATATCACaatcatatatcatatatatcaaAGTCAATACTTTCTTTTCTCTTCCTGCTTTTGTTTTACAGAACTGCGATTAGTGTTATTAGGAGGATATCAGAGTGGTAAGAGTAATGTGGCACACtcctttttaaatgttaaatgtaaatcTGACCAAACAACCACACAGTGTGTGAAGATGGAAGGAAACATACATGGCAGGAAAATCATTCTTGTGGACACCCCAGGCTGGTGGAAGTTTTTTCAGTTATGTGACACCCCAGAGCGTCTGAAAGCGGAGCTTGTTAGGAGCACAAATATCTGTCCACCTGGACCTCATGTTTTTCTCCTGGTGATAGAGGTTGATTTTGCTTTCTCAGAGAAGCACAGGAAAGTGGCCGAGAGTCATGTGCAGTTCATTGGTGATGACATCTGGAATCAAACCATAATAGTCTTCACAAAACTGGGTGACAAAACTATAGAGCAATATGTAGAAAGTGAAGGGGAAAACTTGAACAAGCTTACTCAAAAATGTGGAAATAGATATGTTGGCTTTGACACTAACCTTGATACAGATGGCTCCCAGGCGAAGGAATTATTTAGGCAGATAGAGAAACTTGTTGCTGAAAACAATGGCTGCTTTTTTCAAGTTGATGCGAGCAGGCTGATGGATTTGGAGATTACAATGAAAAATGTGGAAGAGAAAGCAGCTGCCAGAGAACACCAAGTTTTGGAGAAGAGAAGAAAACTGAAAGAAATCAAAAGTGCAGGTCAGTATCGAATTTTAGTTTGGTCGAGTTATTTTACTCAATATAACCATAAATTGTTAGTATAAAAGTTATTAGTTGTTAACATTTTAATCAGCTCTATGTAACATGTAGACAACTACAGTAGAAATGTGTCATGGTGGCTGTGTAGTTTAATCCAAAGATGAGAAGCTGTCAATTTTGGATAATGAAGAAAGGGGCAAATACCCAATTGCAGGAGAAATAATGGGCTTTTATTACTAAAAAAACTACCCACAGGGGGAAAACACACTTGACATGACTTGACTACATTAGACTTGACTAGGCAGGGAAGCAAAACACGAGGTAACATTCAACGACGATccagcacaggactgcaaacacaaggagaataaataggaAACAAGGCAGGTAATGAGGGAGGACAGATGGGGCAAATGAACCAATAATCAGTTAACAAGATGTGTGGGGTCAAAACAATAGAcaataggtgtgttcgacatcagCTGCGGCTGGATGCAACCGATTGGCGAGAGTAGCCCCATACAGGTGGGAGGAGCTGAAAATGGAGATGTGAAGTCGGGCACTTTCTGCTTGCCGTAGTGATACTTGCGCtgcgtttgcatactttatcacagctgtgaaataaatgcaatatttgactaatacactgatgtttcagacattttcattcaatactttatgtactgcttacagcgtttgttttttgacatgaataaagttcaacataagcatacattatttaaataccaatgaAGTGGGGTCTacattttgaaaacaaaaatgataCAATACTGTATATCATCGTGACTACATggaaagagctttaactgtaataaaaatacagatttttgagcattagtggaactgAAGGTTTCAGAATAAATAagaaacacacgtgatcgttgtcatgtGGTGAATCTGGCACAGGCACTCTAGAATTgctcttgcggtactttgatgcCATATGTCACAGTCACAGTCACATGGCGtcggcgctgtctcaagtcAGGACAAAATCTctaaccggcatgcactgctttaAGTCAGCCGCCAATTTTCTGTGCAgcgctgcatcaagtcgaacaagcctatgagagcacatggcacaaggaaacacatgacaagccatgtgctcacaccaaacatGACAAAACGCATACACATGGCCCCTtgttcagggcaccagtcaaggtcttTTACCTTGGCGGTATGAGAACACTCTCAACAGGggcttttcattcatttagattaacgtaaagtggtcagctgatttatttgaaagactgatgatattgctaacttgtagagcctcttctgtattatcagcacaaggaagacacaagtgtaataaaataaattttattaacaaaaagataaacaagaataacggtcccactttatattaagtgggcttaactactatgtacttacatcaaaaaataagtacaatgtacttattgggttcatattgaattgcaaaacacttttgctgctattgaggtgggatacggttaatgttagggaaagctttggtggtttgggtaggtttaagggtaggggtaagggttaagggatgggtcaacagtgtaattataaatgtaattacagaaattaattacagatctaattacatgcaggtgtttttaaaatataagtacaatgtaaaaacttgtatgtacacaataagtgcattgtatcaaatgattaatttaaatgtaagtacactgtacttaaggccacttaatataaagtgggtccagaataactaacacaactactaaatgaataccatgttatgataaaggaataaagtgcataagagacatagaatacaagtgattaagctgggtgtggctatggaagagttacgttatcttatggaaagataaactgtttctctgaaaataataaggtggaggaccttattatgcaccaaacaaataaacaagagattatttgttattaactaacatcagctatattacatctaatgggaATTGGGAAgttatatactgataatatacaacaatgccaaggtctctggaaagaggtttggttaagtgatatttacgttccacttggtTGAGTCCGATGACGGTGACGTCATCCACTGGTTGTGTGGGGTGAcaatgcagtggggagaggagccaaaatctgtttcaacagtcttgaacacaaagctctgtgggatgctgatctcctggagcaccaaaaggtcctaaaatctggaacacgcagatgaggccctggtgtaggtgcagaaggtccttaacaaatCTGGAACATGCAGATGAAGGTACCTTggagtgaaggtttgctctcctgagcttaaccttgttgcagatgttgttactgtctcgctggatggaaactctgaacgtagtgtttgttgatgtctcttTTCCTCACAAGCTGGAGACTTAGAACGTggtcgtctctgttgctgcctcacaagctgtagactcagatcatgggatctgtttgttgtctctctggatggaccagagggCTCAGAACggtgttgtatctgttaatgtctatcCCCGTacaggacagactcagaacagtatatctgttgtgtctcaccTGATGGGAGATTTAGAAcggtgtatctgttgtgtctcagcTTTGCAAGCCGGGACTCAGAACAATGTATTAATGTCTATCCCCGTgcaggacagactcagaacagtatgggccctattttaacgatctgaaacgcaaagtgtaaagcgcacggcgcaggtgcactcagggtgtgtccaaatccacttttgcttattttaacgacggaaaaacggtccgtgcgccagggcgcatttttgaaatgggttgtccctattctcttaatgagtaatgggtgtaacgttcaataaaccaatccagagtgtcatctcccattccctttaagagcgagatgcgctcgcgccatggcggattgctatttacatggcggaatttgttggcggaaaagctgaatgcttttcaagcgaagaaaccaATCTACTTGTGCGCGAAGTTAAAGCAGGCTTGCAaatgcaggctttcaaatagctccgcgcgatgagtcagttaatatatatgtgtgtgtattggcacgattgttcaattaattagccaatttcgttcatcattataagtagtaataggctgaattgaaaataggtagcctaattctaatacacgcaatgactattcatcattacatttttatattatgtagcctacacaataatattcttttacactgtaatccttttgtttttaatatttggcatgtttgtgtgatgcgcatccttgtgtgtaataagcaaagtcagcgcacactgtggacgcgcccagaggcgcagtttctaccaacgcgctctaacaaaaaatttgtgccattgactttagactttagaccaggtttgagttggtctatggcgcagtctattttcagctccttaaaatagcaacgcgccggcaatgcgcctgaacacacctcttttttagatcagcacgcccatgggcgcactaactggcgcaaatgcatttactaatttaaggacgtggcgctgaacgggaaaacgcgaacggcgccggacgcaaactagcaaacacacttgcgctgcgccttgcgtcgcattgcacccggtgtattatagggccctatatctgttaatgtctcactcCTTACAGAGTTAAGACCCAGAACGctatatctgttatgtctttcCCCTTTGaagggcagactcagaacaaggagtgtctgttgaaagggtacctttat is a genomic window of Megalobrama amblycephala isolate DHTTF-2021 linkage group LG3, ASM1881202v1, whole genome shotgun sequence containing:
- the LOC125264171 gene encoding GTPase IMAP family member 2-like; this encodes MADELRLVLLGGYQSGKSNVAHSFLNVKCKSDQTTTQCVKMEGNIHGRKIILVDTPGWWKFFQLCDTPERLKAELVRSTNICPPGPHVFLLVIEVDFAFSEKHRKVAESHVQFIGDDIWNQTIIVFTKLGDKTIEQYVESEGENLNKLTQKCGNRYVGFDTNLDTDGSQAKELFRQIEKLVAENNGCFFQVDASRLMDLEITMKNVEEKAAAREHQVLEKRRKLKEIKSAGQYRILVWSSYFTQYNHKLLV